In the Caballeronia sp. LZ062 genome, one interval contains:
- a CDS encoding urate hydroxylase PuuD produces MEGFITDWLNLALRCLHVIVAIAWIGESFYFVALDNSLKPPQDPTARRRGVFGDFWHVHGGGFYHMQKYSVAPQDMPENLHWSFWPSYTTWMSGFGLFFVLYLLSPSTYLIDKNVVDMGPVVAVSAALGFLMAGWIVYDTLCRLLGSNDKLLGICVGIYVLIAAFVACHVFSGRAAYLITGAMLATIMSANVFFVIIPGQRKMVAAMLKGETPNAIYGKRGKQRSVHNTYFTLPVVFAMLSNHYAMTYTHKYNWVILVLIMLAGALIRQFFVMRHRGQVLWYMPVAGLLLVLGAFAWTMPAPAVPAAQAAGAPTIKVADIQPIIQQRCAVCHSAHPTMMGSAPAGVLLDTPAEIRQNAQRVHQQAVTLKAMPLGNVTQMTDAERQKIAAWFDGGAVQ; encoded by the coding sequence ATGGAAGGCTTTATCACCGACTGGCTCAATCTGGCCTTGCGCTGTCTGCACGTGATCGTCGCGATTGCGTGGATCGGCGAGTCGTTCTATTTCGTCGCGCTCGACAACAGCCTGAAACCGCCGCAGGACCCGACCGCGCGCCGGCGCGGCGTGTTCGGCGACTTCTGGCACGTTCACGGCGGCGGCTTCTATCACATGCAGAAGTATTCGGTTGCGCCGCAGGATATGCCGGAAAATCTGCACTGGTCGTTCTGGCCGTCCTACACCACGTGGATGTCTGGCTTCGGCCTCTTCTTCGTGTTGTATCTGCTCTCGCCGAGCACGTATCTGATCGACAAAAATGTGGTCGACATGGGACCGGTCGTCGCGGTGTCGGCGGCGCTCGGTTTTCTGATGGCCGGCTGGATCGTCTACGACACGCTGTGCCGCCTGCTAGGTAGCAACGACAAGCTGCTCGGCATTTGCGTCGGCATCTACGTGCTGATCGCGGCGTTCGTCGCGTGTCACGTGTTCTCGGGCCGCGCGGCGTATCTCATCACCGGCGCCATGCTCGCGACGATCATGTCGGCGAACGTGTTCTTCGTCATCATTCCGGGACAGCGCAAGATGGTCGCGGCGATGCTCAAGGGCGAAACGCCGAACGCCATCTACGGCAAGCGCGGCAAGCAACGTTCCGTGCACAACACGTACTTCACGCTGCCGGTCGTCTTCGCGATGCTGTCCAACCACTACGCGATGACCTACACGCACAAGTACAACTGGGTGATCCTCGTGCTCATCATGCTGGCGGGCGCGCTGATCCGTCAGTTCTTCGTGATGCGTCACCGTGGGCAGGTGCTGTGGTACATGCCCGTCGCGGGTCTCCTGCTGGTGCTCGGTGCGTTCGCGTGGACGATGCCCGCGCCGGCGGTGCCGGCAGCGCAAGCGGCGGGCGCGCCGACGATCAAGGTCGCCGATATCCAGCCGATCATCCAGCAGCGTTGCGCGGTATGTCACTCCGCGCATCCGACGATGATGGGCAGCGCCCCGGCAGGCGTCCTGCTCGACACGCCCGCCGAGATTCGCCAGAACGCGCAGCGCGTGCATCAGCAGGCGGTGACGTTGAAAGCGATGCCCCTCGGCAACGTCACGCAAATGACGGATGCCGAGCGTCAGAAGATTGCCGCGTGGTTTGACGGAGGCGCGGTGCAGTAA
- the ltaE gene encoding low-specificity L-threonine aldolase, which translates to MPARQIDLRSDTVTRPSQAMLAAMSAAEVGDDVWGDDPTVLKLQARLAERTGKEAGLFFPSGTQSNLAALMAHCARGDEYIVGQAAHTYKYEGGGAAVLGSIQPQPIENAPDGSLPLEKIAAAIKPIDDHFARSRLLALENTIGGKVLPAQYVAQATKLARDRGLSTHLDGARIFNAVVASERPVSELCAPFDTVSICFSKGLGAPVGSVLVGSKALVDIAHRWRKVLGGGMRQAGVLAAACLHALDHHVDGLAQDHDNAARLAAGLAGIDGIVIQSQATNMVFAQIPEKHCAPLEAWLKERGILTQMLYASRFVTHRDVSREGIDTVIQAVKAYFAAQ; encoded by the coding sequence ATGCCAGCACGCCAGATCGACCTACGCAGCGATACCGTCACCCGCCCGAGCCAAGCGATGCTCGCCGCCATGTCAGCCGCCGAAGTCGGCGACGACGTCTGGGGCGACGATCCCACGGTTCTCAAGCTTCAGGCCAGGCTCGCGGAGCGCACCGGCAAGGAAGCGGGCCTGTTCTTTCCGAGCGGCACGCAAAGCAACCTCGCCGCGCTCATGGCGCACTGCGCGCGCGGCGACGAGTACATCGTCGGACAGGCGGCGCACACGTACAAGTACGAGGGCGGCGGGGCGGCGGTGCTCGGCAGCATTCAGCCGCAGCCTATCGAAAACGCGCCGGACGGCTCGCTGCCGCTGGAGAAGATCGCGGCGGCGATCAAGCCCATCGACGATCACTTCGCGCGTTCGCGCCTGCTCGCGCTGGAGAACACCATCGGCGGGAAAGTGCTGCCGGCGCAGTACGTGGCGCAAGCGACGAAGCTAGCCCGCGATCGCGGACTCTCGACGCATCTGGACGGCGCGCGCATCTTCAACGCGGTCGTGGCGTCGGAGCGGCCGGTGAGCGAGCTGTGCGCGCCGTTCGATACCGTCTCCATCTGCTTTTCCAAAGGGCTCGGCGCGCCGGTCGGTTCGGTGCTCGTCGGCAGCAAGGCGCTCGTGGATATTGCGCACCGCTGGCGCAAGGTGCTCGGCGGCGGCATGCGGCAGGCGGGCGTGCTCGCGGCGGCGTGCCTTCATGCGCTCGATCATCACGTTGATGGGCTTGCGCAGGATCACGACAACGCGGCGCGGCTCGCGGCGGGGCTTGCCGGAATCGACGGAATCGTGATCCAGTCGCAGGCGACGAACATGGTGTTCGCGCAGATTCCTGAGAAGCATTGCGCGCCGCTCGAAGCGTGGCTGAAAGAGCGCGGCATTCTCACGCAGATGCTGTACGCATCGCGCTTCGTGACGCATCGCGATGTGTCGCGCGAGGGTATCGATACGGTCATTCAAGCGGTCAAAGCCTACTTCGCCGCGCAATGA
- a CDS encoding ureidoglycolate lyase → MKTLAIEPLTRAGFEPFGDVIELDGAKQIPINLGTTIRFHDLCNVDVTDEGGRTLVNLFRGQPRVLPFEVKMMERHPLGSQAFIPLDERPYLVVVAPAGDLDESQIRAFVTRGWQGVNYAKGVWHHPLIALDKVSDFIVVDRGGEGLNLNEQDLRESLWLTQEALR, encoded by the coding sequence ATGAAGACGCTCGCGATCGAACCGTTGACGCGCGCGGGGTTCGAGCCTTTCGGCGATGTGATCGAACTCGACGGCGCAAAGCAGATTCCGATCAACCTCGGCACGACGATCCGCTTTCACGATCTCTGCAACGTCGACGTGACGGACGAGGGCGGCCGCACGCTCGTGAATCTCTTTCGCGGACAGCCGCGCGTGCTGCCGTTCGAAGTGAAGATGATGGAGCGTCATCCGCTCGGCTCCCAGGCGTTCATTCCGCTCGACGAGCGGCCGTATCTCGTCGTCGTCGCGCCGGCGGGAGACCTCGACGAATCCCAGATTCGCGCGTTCGTCACGCGCGGCTGGCAGGGCGTGAACTACGCGAAAGGCGTCTGGCATCATCCGCTGATTGCGCTCGATAAGGTCAGCGATTTCATCGTCGTCGATCGCGGCGGGGAAGGACTGAATCTGAACGAGCAGGACCTGAGAGAGTCGTTGTGGCTGACACAAGAGGCGTTGCGCTGA
- the alc gene encoding allantoicase, with translation MAIPTLDPNAPDFTRRYVNLADPRLGAQALEASDDFFAPKERMLNPEPAVFIPGKYDEHGKWMDGWETRRKRTTGYDWCIVKLARPGVIKGIDLDTSHFTGNFPPAASIEGAHVADGAPSQSTQWTEVVPSTTLQGNSHHYLDVASAEPFTHLRVNIYPDGGIARLRVYGQPQLDWRNADRNELFDLAAMENGAYMVGTNNQHFGLASTLLMPGRGVNMGDGWETRRRREPGNDWCIVALAQPGIIKKVEVDTAHFKGNFPDRCSLQAAYVKGGTDSSLVTQAMFWPVLLSEQKLQMDKQHFFESELAALGPVTHVRFNIYPDGGVSRLRLFGTLA, from the coding sequence ATGGCAATTCCGACACTCGATCCCAACGCGCCCGACTTCACGCGCCGCTATGTGAATCTCGCGGACCCGCGTCTGGGCGCGCAGGCACTCGAGGCGAGCGACGATTTCTTCGCGCCGAAGGAACGCATGCTGAACCCCGAGCCGGCCGTGTTCATTCCCGGCAAATACGACGAGCACGGCAAGTGGATGGACGGCTGGGAAACGCGCCGCAAGCGCACGACCGGTTACGACTGGTGCATCGTCAAGCTGGCGCGGCCGGGCGTGATCAAGGGCATCGATCTGGATACGAGCCACTTCACGGGCAACTTCCCGCCGGCGGCGTCGATCGAGGGCGCGCATGTCGCCGACGGCGCGCCGAGCCAGTCCACGCAATGGACGGAAGTCGTGCCGTCCACCACGTTGCAGGGCAATAGCCATCATTATCTGGATGTCGCATCCGCCGAGCCGTTCACGCACTTGCGCGTGAACATCTATCCGGACGGCGGCATCGCGCGGTTGCGAGTGTACGGTCAGCCGCAGCTCGACTGGCGCAACGCGGATCGCAACGAACTCTTCGATCTCGCCGCGATGGAAAACGGCGCGTACATGGTCGGCACCAACAACCAGCACTTCGGCCTCGCGTCCACGCTTTTGATGCCGGGCCGCGGCGTCAACATGGGCGACGGCTGGGAAACGCGCCGCCGCCGAGAGCCTGGCAACGACTGGTGTATCGTCGCGCTCGCGCAGCCGGGCATCATCAAGAAGGTCGAAGTGGATACCGCGCACTTCAAGGGTAATTTCCCGGACCGCTGCTCGCTGCAGGCGGCGTATGTGAAGGGCGGCACGGACAGCTCGCTCGTCACGCAGGCCATGTTCTGGCCGGTGCTGTTGTCCGAGCAGAAGCTCCAGATGGACAAGCAGCACTTCTTCGAGTCCGAACTCGCGGCGCTCGGCCCCGTCACGCACGTGCGCTTCAATATCTACCCGGACGGCGGCGTCTCGCGCCTGCGTCTTTTCGGAACGCTTGCATGA
- the uraD gene encoding 2-oxo-4-hydroxy-4-carboxy-5-ureidoimidazoline decarboxylase — MKAMQTTLDQLNTMPADAFVTVLAGIFEHSPWVAQIAAEKRPFSSIDELHATMSQAVETAGEEKQLALINAHPELAGKAAVRGELTAESTREQSGAGLNLCTQEEFDKLQSLNTAYREKFGFPFILAVRGYDRHGIIANFEARVNHDRDEELRTSLDQIYRIARFRLDDLIRA, encoded by the coding sequence ATGAAGGCGATGCAAACCACACTCGACCAACTCAACACCATGCCCGCCGACGCGTTCGTGACCGTGCTCGCCGGCATCTTCGAGCATTCGCCGTGGGTCGCGCAGATCGCGGCTGAGAAGCGCCCGTTTTCGAGCATCGACGAACTGCACGCGACGATGTCTCAAGCGGTGGAGACAGCGGGCGAAGAGAAGCAGCTCGCGCTGATCAACGCTCACCCGGAACTCGCGGGCAAGGCAGCGGTGCGCGGCGAACTGACAGCCGAATCGACACGCGAGCAGAGCGGCGCGGGCCTCAACCTCTGCACGCAGGAAGAATTCGACAAGCTCCAGTCGCTCAACACGGCGTATCGCGAGAAGTTCGGCTTTCCGTTCATTCTCGCGGTGCGCGGCTATGACCGTCACGGCATCATCGCGAACTTCGAGGCGCGCGTGAATCACGACCGCGATGAAGAGCTGCGCACGAGTCTCGACCAGATTTACCGGATCGCGCGCTTCAGGCTCGACGACCTGATCCGCGCCTGA